From the genome of Negativicoccus succinicivorans, one region includes:
- a CDS encoding DUF6796 family protein, with the protein MTLNKCILIGLLGSFLMFLGDMILYYDPNDYDGKDTINSIIGIMKNVSTKRLYLGGLLGPISAFIYSIGFFHIVLSCQENYLSLACFVFLINIFGMILGGSYHIQCAYLGLLSRYENKGAFDEFLKFLKFQAKMVFGTMAIANIGTTLIILFGFTVFPIWQALFTPIFLLTLTPLAGRLPKGLHMIIRGGWFNLIYFIYYLSLLINYTNVNL; encoded by the coding sequence ATGACCTTAAACAAATGTATCTTAATAGGTCTCTTGGGTTCATTCTTGATGTTTTTGGGAGACATGATTTTATATTATGATCCAAATGATTACGATGGCAAAGATACTATAAATAGCATTATTGGCATAATGAAAAATGTTAGCACAAAAAGATTATACCTTGGTGGTCTTTTAGGTCCAATATCTGCCTTTATATATAGTATTGGTTTTTTTCATATTGTTTTATCATGTCAAGAAAATTATTTAAGTCTTGCGTGCTTTGTATTTTTAATAAATATTTTTGGCATGATACTGGGAGGCTCTTATCATATTCAATGTGCCTACTTAGGCCTTTTATCAAGATACGAAAACAAGGGAGCCTTTGATGAATTTTTAAAATTTTTAAAATTTCAAGCAAAAATGGTTTTTGGAACTATGGCTATAGCAAACATAGGAACAACATTGATAATTTTATTTGGATTCACAGTATTTCCAATATGGCAAGCTCTATTTACACCTATATTTCTTTTGACTCTCACTCCTCTTGCCGGGAGATTGCCAAAGGGATTGCACATGATTATTCGCGGTGGTTGGTTTAACTTAATATATTTTATTTACTACCTAAGCTTATTGAT